DNA sequence from the Daphnia carinata strain CSIRO-1 chromosome 8, CSIRO_AGI_Dcar_HiC_V3, whole genome shotgun sequence genome:
ttgtttttttaacatgtATCGAATTTGTAACTGACGGGTTGCTAAGACGCTAAGCTTTAGACACATACCTATAAAGGCACAAGTTGCCCTAAAAGTACTCCAGAGCTTAAGATGCTCTACAGTAACACTGCTCGCCGCTATACAAACACCATGTTCCTACAACTGCAGCTATCgcaatcctttttttatatccaAGTTATTATTATCCTCTCGTTATTAGTATCTTCAACAGAACCGCTATCTTCACTGCAAACAAGACAGGGCCAAGTTAACAATCCTTTGGCTGATCAACATCTGAACGTCCTTTGGgtaagaatgaaaaagaaacatacgtgagaaaaaaataaagtttaacTTGAATTCACCTTTGATTTTTCACTATATTATCATTGACTGTTGGAATAAAGGCTCGACGTGGAGGAGAGTACAACAGTTCATATGTCGGGCCGAAGAAAGGAGGCCTTATGGTAGAATACTTGGCTAGGCGATTCAAGTTCACGTAACTCTTTCAATCATGTAATTTtcctttaatattttttaatgctttgaaTAAACAACTACAGGTACTCGTTTCTCAAGGTGAACGAGATTTATTTGTACGCTGTAGGGAAAGCAAAACGGGGATTAGTTGACTACTTACTCGAAGGGGTAAATGATATATCGATTTGTTAAGGGCTTACGAGCGAGCTCATTTTGTTCTTCACCCCCAAAAAGCAATGCGACCTTATCGTCCACGACGTTATACTGACCACAGAAAATTACAAGAAAATGGAACTGACACTACCTTGGCATCGTTCGATTATTGTTTTCATGGTTCCAGTTCCGCTCATCACGACCAATCTCAATGCTGTCATAAAGCCCTTTCAATGGCCGGTAAATGCGTCCTAAAAAAGTTATAAGAGAATTACAAGAACAGCTGAATAATTATGAATTCAGTTACCTGTACCAGTTACTGTGTTTAATTTGAGCCatgaaacatttaaatttgCCATAGGTTTGGACGGGAATAGGAGTATCAGTGATAGcaatcatctttttcttgAAACTAACCGATCGTTCACCTTTGGCCACGTCTGAAACCTCGGACATCTCTCCTTTACCAGAACAAAAAGCAGTAACTGGGAGGTCAGACGAGGTTTGCGACCGTAAGAGCAGCGTGCAAACTAAGAAAGAGCAATGGAATATGTATCTGTACGTGTTCGGAATGCTTCTTTCTCAAGGTGATTATTTTGAATAGCCATAACACTAACAAAATTGCTGCAAAAAGTTTATCACATCTGACGTCTTagaacaaatgaaataaacttTGACTCAGTCGCAAACGCGTTCAACTTACCAATTGCCTATAACGCagattaaaatttctttttaaaactcagGGGGAAGTTGCATCCGGAAACACTTGTCATCTCGTTTGGTAGCCGGAGTTTGGAGTTTGGCCACGTTTATCTTTGTCCAAGCGTACACGTCAACTCTGTTTACTTACATCGTCATGCCTAGTACAGAGCCATTATTGGTCGATTCGGTCTATGACGTAGTAAGCAAACCACACATTCACTTGGTTATTGAAAGTGGACGCGGCTTCGAAAGCACTATAATGGTACGTTGTTtccttgtaaaaacaaaaagcagtGCACTAAAATGGATCAAACAAAATCGGTTATTTAAAGCCAATGAAAGAGCGTTACATCTGAATCTTTATAGAACACGCAAGAGAAAACGGGAATATTCAAGCAGTTGCGTGACAAGCTAATGGCCTTCCCGAAAACGCGCTGCTACGGGGCATCCGACTGTGTAGCTTTGGTCAAAGACGGACCAAACGTCGTCCATGGCAATGTAACCATATGTCTCTGTTGATACTTCTAAACGTTGTATCCTAATTCTAGTTTTGCTAAAAATTCGCTGATGACGCGCACATTTACGTAGGCATTTCTATACGTAGCGGACTACATGATAAACGATTTCAAACTTACAGGACAATGTAACTTTCAAGTGGCAAGAGAGTCCTTTTGGCCAATCATAGTCGGTTTTGGATTACGAAAGGGAAGTCGTTATCTTGAGCCCATCAACAAAGGGTGAGTACCATTCAACTCGTTCAGTTCAAGAAACCATATaagaatcgtttttttttaaaggattcTTGAGATGTGGGATAATGGTTTAATGAACCTCTGGGAGTCGTGGTTTCGTGCAATACCAGGTAAATGtgaaaaaaactttaaacaaGTCAACAATTCTCCTACCCGTGTCAAGACGTCACCCCTCTCCCTCACCAATTTGGCGGGCGCGTTCGTCATTTTGTCAGTTGGCTACGCCTTGTCGTTGCTGGTGTTTTTCGTAGAGCATATCATAGGATATGCAAATATGCAAAAACGCGGACGCAAGCATTGCCACAATTTTTAATTCGGCTGTATGAATCGTGCACAGCCGCGGTAGTTAAATGACAAAGAACGAACGCCTCTTAATACGCGCAATCTCATAATATACGAATAAAAGAGAGGCTATTTCGATAAAATATGGCTTTGGACATGTGCTAGTTTCTGTAGCAAAtctcttttttcgtgtttcaaTTATTCACCTTTCTGTTGTAATTTAAACCCAGGATACTGTACTGCcataaaaaattgaacacGCTCTATCGATTTTTAATCTTTGTTTCGATTCCGCGTAACTGTACCAATCAAATCCCCACTTTAGAATAATACACttcacctaaaaaaaaatttaagtggattttgaaatgaaatacGAACATTAAGTTATGCTGTACGTGGGGAAAAACAACGGCGAACGCAGAAACTTGATCATCAAAATTTCCTAACTGGAACTTGAAAAGCACGAAAGTCAATAGGAAGGCGATGCAGCAGACTTGTACATTATTTCAGCCGGCACTTGATCATCTCTGGTAAGTTTAAACTAAATCGCCCAATTCGATAGAACGagtacatttttaaaaattcaatgaaaataaCCGCAATCAGAACGTACGTTTGGGCCCAATTGCAACTGTATCCAAGGCGATTgcttcgaaacaaaaaaactggacTGAACAAGTTTGGGATCAAATTGGTTCCACAAAAATTAAAGTAGTACGTtaatcaggaaaaaaaaagcctttaaaTACCGACGGAAGTGGCGGATATTAACCCAGACGTTTTTCAACCTTCCGCCAATGCTCCTCTTGGAGTTaattcagtaaaaaaaaatgctaacaTCATCCAGTAGAAAAGCTAACGTCTTGTCCCatgttaaacattttcttttgatacTTGTGGTAGTGATAGCAATACGATGCGTACTTGCTGAAGCGAAACGTTCAATTAGAAATCCTCTAAACGGCCAACACGTAAGACTTATCGCGGTAagttcttcaaaaaaaaaaaacgtattcaTCTTAACAATATTTCCAAACAGCTCAATTGACAATTTTGTGATTTACTTTGGCTAAGTTCTAGGACTGTGCTTTTGTAAATAGGAAAATGACATTTCGACAAACTTTATGTTTCTATCCTTTTTCGACAGAACGTGCTGATACTGGAAAACGAAGTGAATATTAATAACGTATCTGGAGCTTTGGAAGGCATGAAAGGAGTGTCTTATCACATGATGGATTACTTGACGCACCGCTTCAATTTTACGTAGATAAATTCATATTTTAAAAGGCATTTTCACAACCTAAAATAAACCCCAAAGAGTCCTACGATTCAGACATAAAGAAGTCAACAGCTTCGATACCATGCTGAAGAtgtgtgtttttcttgatttcaAACAGGTATTCAATCATACAGGGAATACAAACAACAAGCGTGCAGTCGAAAGGTCAAGGAGATCGCGGCCTCATCGATTGGGTCATTGACGGCGTAAGTTTCACCTTCAATGTCCCAATATAAATTTCTAATGAAAACTAAATATAGACAGCTGAGCTTATGGTGGGTCCCCTCATTATAAACCACGGCCGCTACAGATTGGCGGACCTGACATTGCCCTGGTATCAATCGTATGGTTACCTCCTTATTCCCAAACCGCAAGCTCAAGCCAATCTCACGTCCGTTATGAAACCATTTCAATGGCCAGTAAGAAACACTATTAATCTGGCATACGTAACAAACTAAAACGTTTAATTTcatgcttgtttttttttttgcaattctGATTTCTTGGCCGGATTTTCAACGCAAATTTATTTGCGTAAATTAAAGGTTTGGATCGCATTGCTGGTATCTATCGCTGTCGTCATTGTTTCAATGTACTTTGTCAGCCATTTTCGATGGTCGATCGTGTCTTCTTTTGGCCATCGGACATTTTCCAGACGacagaaaataatatttaaaaaatcgcgCACTACATCGACGACCATATCATATCTATACGTTGTCAGCGTACTTCTTTCGCAAGGCGAGAACGATTTAACACAATGTTCTAATTTAACGCATCCCTTTGCAACTTAGAATTCCGCCCCGATATTCAGTAAAAGTGCTTCTTGTTTCGTAATTTCCAAACCAAATAGGTGGACCGTGCTCATCGCAAAAACTAGCTGTTCGAGTATTGGCTGCTGCATGGTGTTTAGCAGCGGCAGTACTCGTCAACAGCTATAGTTCTGTACTTATCACTTATATTCTCGCTCCCAACAACCCGCCACTTGTTACCTCAGCCTATGACCTCGCCCAGAAAGATGACGTTCATTTAATTGTGGACAAAGGAAGAGGTGTCGATATTTTCATTACGGTAAATTTTTTAGAACGATACgataaaagaatttaaaatccGGAGGGAAAGatcaaaattattcttttcattATGAACAAATGGCCAGACCTCGACTGAAAATACTGGGGTGATGAACGAGCTACGAAATAAGGTCAATTCCTACCCACTTTCTCGTTGTGCGCCTCGCTCACAGTGCATCGCAATGGTCAAATCGGGAAAAAGAATTACGTATGCCAGTGTACGTATAAAATGGTCAGTTCGCTTCGTAGCGTAAATTCACTAAAAATGGTTGTCAATTTTTTATTCCCTATCATGCACGACATTGGGATACACTTTGCCGAAAACAGTCCCAAGAATATTTAATGAGCGCCATCAAAGAAGACTTTCAAACAAGCGGAGGCAAATGTCTGCTAGAAATCGTCAGCGAGGGTTACATGTCTACTTTTCTCGGTTGGGTATTGCAAAAACGAAGTCGCTACACGAAAATCATCAACAAAGGGTAATTACAAGATAACAAGAGGTAACGCATTTCCTCGTGTTTCATGAAACTCTATCCAGGATCTTGGAAATGCATGGGAATGGAATAATACAACTACATTGGACATTGGACCCGCGCAGAGCAATTCCACCCCAGTGTAAAAGCGCAAAAgccaatggaaataaaaagaagaaaagtacGGCGGATCAAGCTCGCCAATTATCTCTTAAAGATTTAACTGGGGCATTTATCATATTGCTTATTGGTTGGGGAATTTCAGTCATAGTTTTCTTCTGCGAAAGATTGGCACATCGGCCTTCATACAAAGAGAAAGTTTTGAATTAAAGCTATTGCGTTAGTTCAATACTTTGAATCAGTTAGATCGGCCAAAAGTGTCGACTACGTAAAATAGGATCTTAAAGAACTGTCGTCGAGATTCAAATGTAGCGGGAAAATCCAATTTAgacattaaattatttttttttcacagcatTTAAT
Encoded proteins:
- the LOC130700516 gene encoding uncharacterized protein LOC130700516, coding for MLYSNTARRYTNTMFLQLQLSQSFFYIQVIIILSLLVSSTEPLSSLQTRQGQVNNPLADQHLNVLWARRGGEYNSSYVGPKKGGLMVEYLARRFKFTYSFLKVNEIYLYAVGKAKRGLVDYLLEGQCDLIVHDVILTTENYKKMELTLPWHRSIIVFMVPVPLITTNLNAVIKPFQWPVWTGIGVSVIAIIFFLKLTDRSPLATSETSDISPLPEQKAVTGRSDEVCDRKSSVQTKKEQWNMYLYVFGMLLSQGGSCIRKHLSSRLVAGVWSLATFIFVQAYTSTLFTYIVMPSTEPLLVDSVYDVVSKPHIHLVIESGRGFESTIMNTQEKTGIFKQLRDKLMAFPKTRCYGASDCVALVKDGPNVVHGNAFLYVADYMINDFKLTGQCNFQVARESFWPIIVGFGLRKGSRYLEPINKGKANVLSHVKHFLLILVVVIAIRCVLAEAKRSIRNPLNGQHVRLIANVLILENEVNINNVSGALEGMKGVSYHMMDYLTHRFNFTYSIIQGIQTTSVQSKGQGDRGLIDWVIDGTAELMVGPLIINHGRYRLADLTLPWYQSYGYLLIPKPQAQANLTSVMKPFQWPVWIALLVSIAVVIVSMYFVSHFRWSIVSSFGHRTFSRRQKIIFKKSRTTSTTISYLYVVSVLLSQGENDLTQCGPCSSQKLAVRVLAAAWCLAAAVLVNSYSSVLITYILAPNNPPLVTSAYDLAQKDDVHLIVDKGRGVDIFITVNFLERYDKRI
- the LOC130700515 gene encoding uncharacterized protein LOC130700515; protein product: MNELRNKVNSYPLSRCAPRSQCIAMVKSGKRITYASSQEYLMSAIKEDFQTSGGKCLLEIVSEGYMSTFLGWVLQKRSRYTKIINKGILEMHGNGIIQLHWTLDPRRAIPPQCKSAKANGNKKKKSTADQARQLSLKDLTGAFIILLIGWGISVIVFFCERLAHRPSYKEKVLN